The following are encoded in a window of Thalassotalea insulae genomic DNA:
- a CDS encoding Grx4 family monothiol glutaredoxin, with translation MDTIERIKQQIAENSILLYMKGSPKLPSCGFSSQASQALMACGEKFAYVDILQNPDIRAELPKYADWPTFPQLWVDGELIGGCDIILEMYQQGELQTLVKDVAAKQASEQ, from the coding sequence ATGGATACGATTGAACGTATTAAACAGCAAATCGCTGAGAATAGCATTTTATTATATATGAAGGGTTCGCCAAAATTGCCGAGCTGTGGGTTTTCTTCTCAAGCATCGCAAGCGTTAATGGCTTGTGGTGAAAAATTTGCCTATGTTGATATTTTACAAAATCCAGACATTCGTGCTGAATTACCTAAATATGCCGATTGGCCAACATTTCCTCAGCTATGGGTTGACGGCGAACTAATTGGCGGCTGTGATATTATTTTGGAAATGTATCAACAAGGTGAATTACAAACCTTAGTTAAAGACGTTGCAGCAAAGCAAGCGTCTGAGCAATAG
- a CDS encoding peroxiredoxin gives MSVLVGRPAPDFTAAAVLGSGEIVDSFTLSEAIKGKKAVVFFYPLDFTFVCPSELLAFDHRFEEFKSRGVEVIGVSIDSQFSHNAWRNTPVNEGGIGPVQYTLVADTKHEICQAYDVEHPEAGVAFRGSFLIDEEGNVRHQVVNDLPLGRNVDEMIRMVDALQFHQEHGEVCPAGWNKGDKGMTASPEGVASYLTDNADKL, from the coding sequence ATGAGTGTATTAGTAGGTCGTCCGGCACCGGATTTTACAGCCGCAGCAGTTTTAGGTAGTGGTGAGATTGTTGATAGCTTTACTTTATCTGAAGCAATTAAAGGGAAAAAAGCGGTAGTATTTTTCTATCCTTTAGACTTTACATTTGTTTGTCCTTCAGAGTTATTAGCATTTGATCACCGTTTTGAAGAGTTCAAAAGCCGTGGCGTAGAAGTTATTGGTGTGTCCATTGACTCACAATTCTCACATAATGCATGGCGTAATACCCCGGTAAACGAAGGTGGTATCGGACCAGTTCAGTACACTTTAGTTGCTGATACTAAACATGAAATCTGTCAAGCTTATGATGTTGAACATCCAGAAGCTGGTGTTGCTTTTCGTGGTTCATTCTTAATTGATGAAGAAGGTAATGTTCGTCATCAAGTAGTGAATGATTTACCGCTTGGCCGTAACGTAGATGAAATGATCCGTATGGTTGATGCATTACAATTCCATCAAGAGCACGGTGAAGTTTGTCCAGCTGGTTGGAATAAAGGTGATAAAGGTATGACAGCATCTCCTGAAGGTGTTGCTTCTTACTTAACAGATAATGCTGATAAATTATAA